A DNA window from Bacteroides cellulosilyticus contains the following coding sequences:
- a CDS encoding hybrid sensor histidine kinase/response regulator transcription factor, with the protein MTELWATFGRIATIIVLINADFCICLRLSSNFEDENSMKMKQSGLFKLILLLSLVVYSIGGFCQQIPTINLVMKDGLSSNYVTDIAQDKYGFTWIATKYGLNRFDGDKFTVYLKEPDKALLNSNDINKIATDTINNKVWIANRWMGINVFDCATQQFSSFLHDKNRPETLISNEIKDILVTSNGNVWIATTQGLDLYNPENSQFIHYNTSTVPNFPSNGIMTLAEGNNGDLYIGHTHSGFTIFSPDNRSFKNFTHSPLNKNSLPNNTVHSIFVDANSKIWIATNNGVSLFDPFRETFRNFKDVSGIHNTMQGAVYKVCKTSDGRIWVGTISDLCYFDSKDTDLILSGKKDVNHMFIQDIYWGISNPTVHSIFEDSFKNVWIGSNGGGASFISSTSSFFHSWKINKIPGVTNGLNDKEVLTICVADNGNVWMGTDGGGINVNKDGKNCRFYSHDTGEVSSNAYHSSLKDSNGDLWFGDMEIDIFSKKENRFIHYTPQKNNSIIHCFFEDNQRNVWIGSSNGLEIYNLITKKKDFLNKDNSQLLTNEIRAVSQDKNGNIWIGTLNRGISIYNPESKIMKHINEHTIFENCAINQIFRDSKNRIWIATTEGLVLFPDEQSDAYQLFNTQNGLACNLVCSIEEDSEGNIWLSTHSGISCFFEPEKRFLNYDHKDGTLFGTYMNNSVGKTQDGTIYFGSINGVCYFNPNDRPSNIILPPVIFTEFKVYGRNPHEDAIDISIPMTDGKVTLNHNQNIFSITFNVMNKSLQGKVEYAYKLEGLEENWINIGGENQVAFRNIPYRNYKLHIKARYKNQEWQNNYSTLFISINPPFWLSWWAKLIYVAGIATIIFFIIKSYKKRLQLRSSLSLEKEKAQKQQELNEERLRFYTNITHELKTPLTLILGPLEDLQCDSRIQEEHMKKISLIHKSTIRLLNLVTQILEFRKTETQNKKLCVIEGNIVEKIQEIGFKYKELNRNADITFDMITDADKIQIYFDQEVLSMIVDNLLSNAFKYTYKGTITLALRSVIANDIEYTEIEIADTGIGISQEDISRIFERYYQTNIRKNIPGFGIGLALVKNLVDLHEGTILVDSEPNVGSSFRVRLITNNSYPNAIHINTNLKESIDEEKLNKPIVLVVEDEGDIRDYIAEALMGSYDVLVAENGEQGCQAAFTSIPDIIISDIMMPVKDGIELCKEIKNNIATSHIPVILLTAKDTLQDKTEGYDAGADSYVTKPFSASLLKSRVANLLEGRKKIASLISSSTHLKQSIIKESLNKIDNEFIERITRIIEENLMDEKIDVPTIAQELSMSYSSLYRKIKALTGMSTGEFIRKLRLRKAEQLLLSGKYNISEIAHQVGLNSVSYFRECFKEEYGMSPSEYIKQLK; encoded by the coding sequence ATGACAGAATTGTGGGCGACTTTTGGAAGGATTGCGACCATCATTGTGCTTATTAATGCTGATTTTTGTATTTGTTTGAGATTAAGTAGTAATTTTGAAGATGAAAATAGTATGAAAATGAAACAGAGCGGCCTATTCAAGTTAATCTTATTACTCTCATTAGTAGTTTACTCCATAGGAGGTTTCTGCCAGCAGATTCCGACTATTAATTTAGTCATGAAAGATGGATTATCCAGCAACTATGTAACAGATATCGCTCAGGATAAGTATGGCTTCACATGGATTGCAACCAAATATGGTCTTAATAGATTTGACGGAGATAAATTTACTGTCTATCTAAAGGAGCCCGATAAAGCATTACTTAATAGTAATGATATTAATAAGATTGCGACAGACACCATTAATAATAAAGTATGGATTGCCAACAGATGGATGGGCATAAATGTATTTGATTGTGCAACACAGCAATTCTCATCTTTTTTGCATGATAAAAATCGCCCGGAAACACTGATATCCAATGAAATTAAAGATATTCTGGTCACTTCCAACGGAAATGTATGGATTGCAACAACGCAAGGATTAGATTTATATAATCCCGAGAATTCACAGTTCATACATTATAATACGTCAACCGTTCCCAACTTCCCCTCAAATGGCATTATGACATTGGCTGAAGGCAATAATGGCGATTTATACATCGGACATACTCATAGCGGATTCACCATCTTCTCTCCAGATAACAGAAGCTTTAAAAATTTCACTCATTCACCTCTAAACAAAAATTCGCTCCCCAACAATACCGTACATTCCATTTTTGTTGACGCTAATTCTAAAATCTGGATTGCGACCAACAACGGAGTGTCACTTTTTGATCCTTTCAGAGAAACATTCCGCAATTTCAAAGATGTCAGCGGGATTCACAACACGATGCAAGGAGCAGTTTATAAAGTCTGCAAAACTAGTGATGGACGAATATGGGTGGGTACAATATCTGATCTTTGTTATTTCGACTCCAAAGACACAGACCTGATCTTATCCGGGAAAAAGGACGTCAATCATATGTTTATCCAGGATATCTATTGGGGAATATCAAATCCAACCGTTCATAGCATCTTTGAAGACTCTTTCAAAAACGTGTGGATAGGGTCAAACGGCGGAGGGGCCAGTTTCATCAGTAGCACTTCATCTTTCTTTCATAGTTGGAAAATTAATAAAATTCCGGGAGTCACTAACGGGCTCAATGACAAAGAAGTATTAACAATATGTGTTGCCGACAATGGAAATGTATGGATGGGAACCGATGGAGGAGGTATCAATGTCAACAAAGATGGCAAGAATTGCAGATTTTACTCCCACGATACAGGAGAGGTTTCATCAAATGCTTATCATTCTTCTTTAAAAGACTCTAATGGAGATTTATGGTTTGGAGATATGGAGATTGACATATTCTCAAAAAAAGAAAACAGATTTATCCATTACACCCCTCAAAAAAACAATTCAATAATCCATTGTTTCTTTGAAGATAACCAGAGAAATGTGTGGATTGGCAGCAGTAACGGGTTGGAAATTTACAACCTGATAACTAAGAAAAAAGATTTTCTTAATAAAGATAACAGCCAACTATTGACTAATGAAATCAGAGCTGTCTCACAAGATAAAAACGGGAACATATGGATCGGTACTCTCAATAGAGGGATTAGTATATATAATCCGGAGAGCAAGATAATGAAACATATAAATGAACACACCATATTTGAGAATTGCGCAATCAACCAAATATTCAGAGATTCTAAAAACAGAATTTGGATTGCAACAACAGAAGGATTAGTCTTATTCCCTGATGAGCAGTCAGATGCTTACCAATTGTTTAACACCCAAAACGGACTAGCCTGCAATCTAGTCTGTTCTATTGAAGAGGATTCAGAAGGTAATATCTGGCTGAGTACCCATTCAGGTATCAGTTGTTTCTTTGAACCAGAAAAAAGATTTCTTAATTATGACCATAAAGACGGTACCCTATTTGGTACATATATGAACAACTCTGTTGGTAAGACTCAAGACGGAACTATTTATTTCGGCAGCATCAATGGCGTGTGCTACTTTAATCCTAATGACAGGCCTTCGAATATTATTCTTCCTCCGGTAATATTTACCGAGTTCAAAGTCTATGGTAGAAACCCTCACGAAGATGCGATTGACATATCCATACCTATGACAGACGGAAAAGTCACACTCAATCATAATCAGAATATATTCAGCATAACGTTCAACGTCATGAACAAATCACTGCAAGGAAAAGTTGAATATGCCTATAAACTGGAAGGATTGGAGGAAAACTGGATTAATATAGGAGGAGAAAATCAAGTTGCATTTCGCAATATTCCTTATCGCAACTATAAATTGCATATTAAAGCCCGTTATAAAAACCAGGAGTGGCAAAATAATTATTCAACACTGTTCATAAGCATCAATCCTCCGTTTTGGCTCAGTTGGTGGGCTAAATTGATATATGTAGCAGGTATAGCCACCATCATATTCTTCATAATTAAATCTTATAAAAAACGCTTGCAGTTACGCAGTTCACTATCACTTGAGAAAGAAAAAGCCCAGAAACAGCAGGAATTGAATGAAGAACGATTGAGATTTTATACCAATATCACTCACGAACTGAAAACTCCATTGACGTTAATACTCGGGCCACTTGAGGACCTACAGTGCGATTCAAGAATTCAAGAGGAACACATGAAGAAGATTTCTCTTATTCATAAAAGCACAATCCGCCTGTTAAATCTGGTCACTCAAATATTGGAGTTCCGTAAAACAGAAACTCAAAACAAGAAGTTATGTGTAATTGAAGGAAACATTGTCGAAAAGATTCAGGAAATCGGTTTCAAATATAAAGAACTGAACAGAAATGCTGATATCACATTTGATATGATTACTGATGCAGACAAAATACAGATATATTTTGACCAAGAAGTGCTTTCGATGATTGTTGATAACCTTTTATCCAATGCATTCAAATATACCTATAAGGGAACCATCACGCTTGCTTTGCGGTCAGTAATAGCCAATGATATAGAATACACAGAAATTGAAATAGCTGACACAGGAATCGGAATCTCCCAAGAGGATATCTCACGTATATTTGAACGGTATTATCAAACTAATATAAGAAAAAACATACCCGGATTCGGTATAGGGCTCGCTTTAGTGAAAAACCTGGTAGATTTGCATGAAGGAACTATCCTGGTGGATAGTGAACCTAATGTAGGTTCATCCTTCCGTGTCCGGTTAATAACCAATAATTCCTATCCCAACGCCATACATATCAATACTAACCTCAAAGAATCCATAGACGAGGAGAAATTAAACAAACCCATCGTTTTAGTGGTGGAAGACGAGGGCGACATCCGTGATTATATTGCTGAAGCACTGATGGGCTCTTACGATGTTCTTGTTGCAGAGAATGGAGAACAAGGATGCCAGGCCGCCTTCACAAGTATTCCCGATATAATTATCAGCGATATAATGATGCCCGTAAAAGATGGAATCGAGTTATGCAAGGAAATTAAAAACAACATTGCAACCAGCCATATTCCTGTAATACTGTTGACAGCAAAAGACACATTACAAGATAAAACAGAAGGGTATGATGCCGGTGCCGACTCCTACGTCACCAAACCTTTCAGCGCATCTTTACTTAAAAGCAGAGTGGCCAATCTATTAGAAGGAAGGAAAAAAATAGCTTCCTTAATATCTTCAAGCACGCATCTTAAGCAATCTATCATCAAAGAATCATTAAACAAAATAGATAATGAATTCATTGAGAGAATAACAAGGATTATAGAAGAAAACTTGATGGATGAAAAAATAGATGTGCCCACAATAGCCCAGGAGTTATCAATGAGCTACTCTTCTCTTTATAGAAAAATAAAAGCCCTGACCGGGATGTCAACAGGAGAATTTATCCGTAAACTGAGGCTCAGGAAAGCAGAGCAACTATTGCTCTCAGGAAAGTATAATATTTCAGAAATAGCCCATCAGGTTGGGCTGAATTCCGTATCTTATTTCAGAGAATGTTTCAAAGAGGAATACGGAATGTCTCCATCAGAGTATATAAAACAGTTGAAGTAA
- a CDS encoding SusC/RagA family TonB-linked outer membrane protein — MKHFLIWIFLFFFAMSGLAQNLNIKGQITDTSGESIIGVNVKVKGKDTGTITDIDGNYHLQAAPNDILVVSYIGFITQEVPVKNRTVVDIRLIEDVKALDEVVVVGYGTQRKADLTGAVIRADIKTLKRSPNSNVLQSLQGNVPGLNIGQVTNSGGTPSMSIRGTNTLGGNKDVLVILDGIIYTSSLSSINPDDIESVDILKDASSTAVYGAQAANGVVMITTKKGVEGKPKITFSSSYTFSNPTHNYRPMNREEYLDNVRDFYYTEAFLGPDYTTPNPDFDLASKLPDAPLRDENGNVSPYNYNWWDEGTQSGHLFENRFNISGGSKSINYMLSYSNTDQRGFIVNDDFKRNSVRMNLNAEIAPWWKIGIQTFGAFVNQDGAEPGLWNLITQSPLIEPYDENGKIKPYPFNTLDTNPFMGSDIDDYERHNYFFGNISSEIRLPLKGLVYRLNFGNNYRIDNHFQASQYGYNLQGEAYKEHTGYYDYTIDNILAYNATFGEHHIDATLLYGASERKYDYTKALGQGFTRMTLGYNSLEQATTRYVYSDAWREALCYQMARVSYRLKDRYLITGTVRRDGFSGFAANNKYATFPSIALGWIISEESFFKIPWIDYLKLRGGYGISGNQTSRYKSLSTVASEIRYIFGDGGKPVIGQEISALGNNNLKWEKTAGINLGLDFTILGQRLTGSVEYYSTTTKDLLYDVALPDITGFSKIASNLGKIKNKGFEFILTSKNIQTSDFKWTTSLNFSTNSNKIVTLTGEDNDGDGIEDDNISSNLFIGQPISAVYGYVVDGIYQLGDDIPAGFHPGNYRIVDMTGEGEITPEDRVILGKGDPAYRFGIMNTLEYKNFTLSFFINSVQGGKDGYLAANSSSLVRDQNNLRWNRISAWDYWSPRNPDAVYARSISTPKITPTVYEDRSFVRLQDVSLSYAFPKSVTNKVGLSEIDLFFSGKNLLTFTKWHGWDPEAGSTYSGRPVMRSFSFGVSLTY, encoded by the coding sequence ATGAAACATTTTCTTATTTGGATTTTCTTGTTTTTTTTCGCTATGTCCGGTCTTGCGCAAAATTTGAATATCAAAGGGCAAATTACGGATACATCCGGTGAATCGATTATTGGTGTGAATGTAAAGGTGAAAGGTAAGGATACCGGGACTATAACAGATATAGACGGCAACTATCATCTTCAGGCTGCTCCGAATGATATTTTGGTTGTTTCTTATATAGGTTTTATTACTCAGGAAGTGCCTGTGAAAAATAGAACGGTTGTTGATATACGTTTGATAGAAGATGTGAAAGCATTGGATGAAGTGGTAGTAGTGGGATATGGAACACAACGTAAGGCTGACTTGACGGGTGCTGTTATACGTGCAGATATTAAAACGTTGAAAAGGTCTCCCAACTCAAATGTGTTGCAATCTTTGCAAGGGAATGTTCCGGGACTTAATATTGGGCAGGTGACCAATTCGGGAGGTACTCCGTCCATGTCTATCCGTGGTACGAATACTTTGGGAGGAAACAAGGATGTTCTAGTCATTCTGGACGGTATCATTTATACAAGCTCGTTATCTTCTATAAATCCTGATGACATTGAATCTGTTGATATCCTGAAAGATGCAAGTTCTACTGCTGTGTATGGTGCACAGGCTGCCAATGGAGTAGTTATGATTACTACTAAAAAAGGTGTGGAAGGGAAACCGAAAATCACTTTCTCCAGTAGTTATACGTTTTCCAACCCAACTCACAATTATCGTCCGATGAATCGTGAAGAGTATCTGGATAATGTCAGAGACTTCTATTATACGGAGGCTTTCCTGGGTCCTGATTATACTACCCCTAATCCGGATTTTGATCTCGCGTCTAAATTGCCGGATGCTCCGTTGAGGGATGAAAATGGAAATGTCAGTCCTTATAATTATAACTGGTGGGACGAAGGTACACAAAGCGGACATCTGTTTGAAAACCGTTTTAATATATCCGGTGGCAGTAAATCCATCAATTATATGCTTTCGTATTCCAATACGGATCAACGTGGATTTATCGTGAATGATGATTTTAAGAGAAACAGCGTTCGTATGAATCTGAATGCGGAAATAGCTCCCTGGTGGAAAATAGGAATTCAGACTTTTGGTGCATTTGTGAATCAGGATGGTGCGGAGCCGGGTTTGTGGAATCTGATAACCCAATCTCCATTGATTGAACCTTATGACGAAAATGGCAAAATAAAACCATATCCTTTTAATACATTGGATACCAATCCTTTTATGGGATCGGATATTGATGATTACGAACGTCATAATTACTTTTTCGGTAATATATCATCCGAAATAAGATTGCCTCTTAAAGGGTTAGTGTATCGGTTGAATTTTGGTAATAACTATAGAATAGACAATCATTTTCAGGCCAGCCAGTATGGATACAATCTGCAAGGAGAGGCTTATAAAGAGCATACCGGTTACTATGATTATACTATAGATAATATTCTGGCTTACAATGCTACATTTGGTGAACATCATATTGATGCCACATTATTATATGGGGCTTCGGAGCGTAAGTACGATTATACAAAGGCTTTGGGACAAGGATTTACACGCATGACATTGGGTTATAATAGTCTGGAACAGGCAACCACCCGCTATGTATATTCGGATGCCTGGAGAGAAGCCCTTTGTTATCAGATGGCCAGAGTCAGCTATCGTTTGAAGGACCGGTATTTGATAACGGGTACGGTGCGTAGAGATGGTTTTTCGGGATTTGCGGCGAATAATAAATATGCCACTTTTCCTTCCATAGCTTTAGGGTGGATTATCTCAGAAGAGTCTTTCTTTAAAATACCCTGGATTGATTATCTGAAACTGCGTGGGGGATATGGTATTAGCGGAAATCAAACCAGCAGATACAAATCTTTGTCCACAGTTGCTTCTGAGATCAGGTATATTTTTGGTGATGGTGGAAAGCCTGTAATCGGACAGGAAATCTCAGCTTTGGGAAATAATAATCTGAAATGGGAAAAAACAGCAGGGATAAACTTAGGGCTTGATTTCACAATTCTGGGTCAGAGACTCACCGGTTCCGTTGAATATTATTCGACAACTACGAAAGACTTATTGTATGATGTGGCTTTGCCTGATATTACGGGATTTTCAAAGATTGCTTCTAATCTTGGAAAAATCAAAAACAAGGGTTTCGAATTTATTCTCACTTCGAAGAATATACAGACTTCTGATTTTAAATGGACTACTTCACTCAATTTTTCGACAAACTCCAATAAGATCGTAACTTTGACAGGAGAAGATAATGACGGAGATGGCATAGAGGATGATAACATATCCAGTAATCTGTTTATAGGCCAGCCCATTTCTGCGGTATATGGGTATGTGGTAGATGGCATTTATCAGTTAGGTGATGATATACCTGCCGGTTTCCATCCGGGCAATTATCGTATTGTAGATATGACCGGAGAGGGAGAAATAACCCCTGAAGACCGTGTCATTTTAGGGAAAGGAGATCCGGCTTACCGATTTGGTATTATGAATACGTTGGAGTATAAGAACTTCACACTTAGTTTCTTTATCAATTCTGTTCAAGGAGGAAAGGATGGGTATCTGGCGGCAAACTCTTCTTCGTTAGTCAGAGATCAGAATAATCTGCGCTGGAATCGTATAAGTGCATGGGATTACTGGTCACCGCGTAATCCGGATGCAGTCTATGCACGCTCCATTAGTACCCCGAAAATAACTCCTACGGTATATGAAGACCGCAGCTTTGTACGTTTGCAGGATGTTTCATTGTCTTATGCCTTTCCAAAGTCTGTTACGAACAAGGTTGGTTTGAGTGAAATTGATCTGTTTTTCAGTGGGAAAAACCTGCTGACTTTTACAAAATGGCATGGTTGGGACCCGGAAGCCGGAAGCACTTATTCGGGCAGACCGGTAATGAGAAGTTTTTCTTTTGGTGTTAGTCTTACTTATTAA
- a CDS encoding glycosyl hydrolase 115 family protein, whose product MRKGIISLILLFIAQLGWAQFNLRSGQSVALVSDNTEEQVVQTALKLFMRDYQSVFSTPAVMNVRKGDIIVGTVGKTSLVEATGVDLSCLKDKKQAFLLTVLPDGKLLVAGSDAHGTAYGIMELSRLIGVSPWEWWADVVPEKKTSFTLPADYQTTQSPSVEYRGIFINDEDWGLMPWSSKNYEPADQQQIGPKTNRRIFELLLRLRANTYWPAMHECTLPFFLTKGNREVAAEFGIFIGSSHCEPMVCSAAGEWRRRGEGDYDYVNNSASVYKFWEDRVKEVAGQENIYTLGMRGVHDGQMQGAKTVAEQKAVLERVLKDQRGLLEKYVNKDVTAIPQAFIPYKEVLDIYNAGLKVPDDVTLIWCDDNYGYIRHFPTPEEQARKGGNGIYYHVSYWGRPHDYLWLGTFSPYLLYQQMKLAYDRGIQKMWVLNVGDIKPAEYQIELFLDMAWNIEQVAEEGVTTHLKNWLGREFGTEYAKTLLPVMKEHYRLAYIRKPEFMGNTREEERDPIYKKVKDLPWSEQAIRERLRDYAALSSVVEEVEAKLPVYRKDAYMQLVKYPVQAADQMNRKLLNAQLARHGKVDWEQSDAAFDSIASLTRRYNALQNGKWIHMMDFQPRKLPVFKRVAHETAVTPMVNEKTPAYKWNAMDCTAGNPLQCEGLGYEGKAAGIGKNTSLTFVFDDWKTDSVEVEIRLLPNHPMDEKQLRFTLSVDKSAPQTVSYETKGRSEEWKENVLRNQAIRKVKLPVSKRKSHKLVIKALDEGVVLDQIMLY is encoded by the coding sequence ATGAGAAAAGGGATTATCAGTTTAATTTTGCTTTTTATTGCGCAGCTTGGCTGGGCACAGTTTAATTTACGTTCCGGGCAATCGGTTGCACTGGTCAGTGACAATACGGAAGAACAAGTGGTGCAAACTGCTTTGAAATTGTTTATGCGTGACTATCAATCAGTATTTTCGACTCCTGCCGTTATGAATGTCCGGAAAGGGGATATCATAGTGGGAACTGTAGGAAAAACTTCATTGGTAGAGGCAACTGGTGTGGATCTTTCTTGTCTGAAAGATAAAAAGCAAGCCTTTCTACTGACTGTTTTACCGGATGGAAAACTATTGGTAGCCGGAAGCGATGCACATGGTACAGCTTATGGTATTATGGAGCTTTCCCGCCTGATAGGAGTATCGCCGTGGGAATGGTGGGCGGATGTGGTGCCGGAAAAAAAGACATCTTTCACTTTACCCGCAGATTACCAAACGACACAGTCTCCTTCCGTAGAATACCGTGGCATCTTCATCAATGATGAAGATTGGGGATTGATGCCTTGGAGCAGTAAGAATTACGAGCCTGCCGATCAGCAACAAATCGGTCCTAAGACGAACCGTCGCATCTTTGAGTTATTGCTCCGCCTGCGGGCTAATACTTATTGGCCTGCCATGCACGAGTGTACCTTGCCCTTTTTCCTGACAAAAGGTAATCGGGAAGTAGCTGCCGAATTCGGTATTTTTATCGGTTCTTCTCATTGTGAACCGATGGTGTGTAGTGCTGCCGGCGAATGGAGAAGAAGGGGAGAGGGCGATTATGACTATGTGAATAACAGTGCCTCCGTTTACAAATTCTGGGAAGACCGTGTGAAAGAAGTGGCGGGACAAGAAAATATCTATACTTTGGGTATGCGTGGTGTGCACGACGGACAAATGCAGGGAGCCAAGACTGTTGCAGAACAGAAAGCTGTGTTGGAACGCGTGCTTAAAGACCAGCGTGGTTTGCTGGAAAAGTATGTGAATAAAGATGTCACCGCCATTCCGCAGGCTTTCATACCTTACAAGGAAGTACTCGACATTTATAATGCCGGATTGAAGGTGCCCGATGATGTCACGCTGATCTGGTGTGATGATAATTATGGCTATATCCGTCACTTTCCTACGCCGGAAGAACAAGCCCGCAAAGGTGGAAACGGCATCTATTATCACGTATCCTATTGGGGACGTCCGCACGATTATCTCTGGCTGGGTACTTTTAGCCCGTATCTGCTCTATCAGCAGATGAAACTGGCCTATGACCGTGGCATCCAGAAAATGTGGGTCCTGAATGTAGGTGATATCAAACCTGCCGAATATCAGATTGAGCTATTCCTCGATATGGCATGGAATATAGAACAGGTGGCTGAAGAAGGTGTTACAACTCATTTGAAGAACTGGTTGGGCAGAGAGTTTGGTACGGAATACGCAAAGACTCTGCTTCCGGTGATGAAAGAACATTACCGCTTGGCCTATATCCGCAAGCCCGAGTTTATGGGGAATACGCGTGAAGAAGAACGTGACCCTATTTATAAGAAAGTAAAAGACCTGCCTTGGAGTGAACAGGCCATTCGTGAACGCTTGAGAGATTATGCTGCTTTGTCTTCCGTAGTCGAAGAAGTTGAGGCCAAACTTCCTGTCTACCGGAAAGATGCCTATATGCAATTGGTAAAATATCCCGTACAAGCTGCCGACCAAATGAACCGGAAGCTCCTGAATGCACAACTTGCCCGTCACGGAAAGGTCGATTGGGAACAAAGTGATGCAGCTTTCGATAGCATTGCTTCACTGACGCGTCGGTATAACGCTTTGCAAAACGGAAAGTGGATTCACATGATGGATTTCCAACCCCGCAAACTCCCTGTCTTTAAACGTGTGGCACATGAAACTGCCGTTACGCCTATGGTAAATGAGAAGACTCCTGCCTATAAATGGAATGCTATGGATTGTACAGCCGGAAATCCTTTACAGTGCGAAGGGTTGGGATATGAGGGTAAAGCGGCAGGTATCGGTAAAAATACTTCTCTCACTTTTGTTTTTGATGATTGGAAGACCGATTCTGTGGAAGTTGAAATACGCTTGTTACCCAATCATCCTATGGATGAAAAACAACTGCGTTTCACACTGTCAGTTGATAAATCGGCTCCGCAAACCGTTTCTTATGAAACCAAAGGGCGTAGCGAAGAATGGAAAGAAAATGTGTTGCGCAATCAAGCGATACGAAAAGTGAAACTACCCGTCAGCAAACGAAAATCGCATAAGCTGGTGATTAAGGCATTGGACGAGGGTGTCGTTTTGGATCAGATCATGCTTTATTGA
- a CDS encoding RagB/SusD family nutrient uptake outer membrane protein, which translates to MKIKIYTITLLLSAVLGSCSSSFLDEKPLDFMSATNSFLTQEDIDCSINNLYYLIRREFYSRDENRPMDYLYGTDIVYDGEPNGTERHSNMISAYHSTGNIASVHWSLLYHTISTANTIIDRLPASEVSEEQKTIAEAKARFFRGFAYRTLAYLYGGVPLLLTEVVEPKFDYVRASKEEVLKQALTDVEFAATHLPSLSSVQDGEVSNAAAYHLLSELYLATAQYQKAVDAATTVIDDPATGLMYTRFGSRANELPGDVYWDLFRKNNQNRGSGNTEGIWVIQIETDTPGGSGSLTAKDQTYTLERHHAPMVRDVKAHGMNPFSWPIGDYTGGRGIGWAISTRYFSDEIWKDDFYGDMRNANHNFVRKFAVHNKEYAKLYGDTIDTQNPPVGVTVPSRPLYAYQSKCTTPYNHPDGLYSNSKTFALNSGAGATYTDQYMFRLAETYLLRAEAYLALNDKDKAAADINVIRDRAHAKPVSASQITLDYILDERMRELGVEERRRITLMRMGKLYDRVMKCNPYYAKEMEKHYELWPIPYKEIEANRGAVLEQNPGYE; encoded by the coding sequence ATGAAAATAAAAATATATACTATTACCTTGTTGCTTTCAGCAGTGCTGGGTTCGTGCAGCAGTTCTTTTTTGGATGAGAAGCCTTTGGATTTCATGAGTGCAACCAATTCTTTTCTTACCCAAGAGGATATTGATTGTTCAATAAATAATCTCTATTACCTGATAAGAAGAGAATTTTATAGTAGGGATGAAAACCGTCCGATGGATTACCTTTACGGTACGGATATTGTTTATGATGGCGAACCGAATGGTACGGAGCGACATTCCAATATGATTTCAGCTTATCATTCAACCGGTAATATTGCATCGGTACACTGGTCATTACTTTATCATACCATATCAACTGCTAATACTATTATCGACCGTCTGCCTGCTTCTGAAGTATCAGAGGAACAAAAGACGATTGCCGAAGCCAAAGCCCGTTTCTTTAGAGGATTTGCATACAGGACCTTGGCCTATCTGTACGGTGGGGTACCTCTTTTATTGACAGAAGTCGTCGAGCCTAAGTTTGATTATGTCAGGGCGTCCAAAGAAGAGGTGTTGAAGCAGGCACTTACGGATGTAGAGTTTGCGGCTACTCATCTACCCAGTTTGTCCAGTGTGCAGGATGGGGAAGTTTCTAATGCGGCTGCATATCATTTGCTTTCAGAACTTTATCTGGCAACAGCTCAATATCAGAAAGCGGTGGATGCTGCTACAACAGTCATCGATGATCCGGCTACCGGATTAATGTACACTCGCTTTGGTTCCAGAGCTAATGAACTTCCGGGAGATGTATATTGGGATTTATTCCGAAAAAATAATCAGAACAGAGGTTCCGGAAATACAGAAGGAATCTGGGTTATTCAGATTGAAACTGACACTCCCGGTGGAAGTGGTTCCTTGACGGCCAAAGACCAGACATACACTTTGGAAAGGCATCATGCTCCGATGGTTCGTGACGTGAAAGCACATGGCATGAATCCTTTTAGCTGGCCGATTGGTGACTATACCGGAGGTCGTGGCATTGGTTGGGCCATTTCGACCCGATATTTCAGTGATGAGATATGGAAAGATGATTTCTATGGAGACATGAGAAACGCTAATCATAATTTTGTGAGAAAGTTTGCAGTTCATAATAAAGAGTATGCCAAACTTTACGGGGATACCATTGACACTCAGAATCCGCCGGTAGGGGTTACGGTTCCGTCCCGTCCGCTCTATGCTTATCAATCCAAGTGTACTACTCCGTATAATCATCCGGATGGTTTGTATTCCAATTCCAAAACTTTTGCGCTTAACAGTGGAGCCGGTGCTACATATACGGATCAATATATGTTCAGGCTTGCCGAGACTTACTTGTTGCGTGCTGAGGCTTATTTGGCTTTAAATGATAAGGATAAGGCAGCGGCTGATATCAATGTGATTCGCGATAGAGCTCATGCTAAGCCTGTATCGGCATCTCAGATAACATTGGATTATATTCTGGATGAGAGAATGAGAGAGTTAGGCGTAGAAGAAAGACGTAGAATAACGTTGATGAGAATGGGAAAGCTTTACGACCGCGTGATGAAATGCAATCCTTATTATGCCAAGGAGATGGAAAAACATTATGAATTATGGCCAATACCTTATAAAGAAATTGAAGCTAACAGAGGAGCTGTGTTAGAACAGAACCCCGGATATGAATAA